A stretch of DNA from Nitratireductor thuwali:
GCATTGACGATCAGGTTGCCCAGGATTTCCTGTAGAAGGAGAGGGTCTGCCGTAATGCGAGCCGGCACTTCGTCGCCGACATCGATCCTGAGGGTGCGATCTGGCCTGTCTTCCATTTGGCTTTGGCGCAGTCTTTCCAACTCCGCCACGACGTCCAGTTCGACCATGTTGATATCGATCTGGCCGGCTTCCAACTTCATTGAATGCAACGTGATTTCCATAAGCTGGGTTAGCGAGGCAACGACCTCGCGAACGCGGCCGGCACGGCGTGCAAGCTCTGCATGCGGCATTGCCGGGCCCTTGCGCAAAATGCGCTGCATGGAGGAATCGATCACCGACAAAGGCGTGCGGAACTGGTGTGAGACCAGGCTCACGAAGCTGCGATAGGCCTCGCGGATCTCCTTTTCCCGCAGAAGCGACAGCTGGGCTCGTTGCTCGGATTGAAGTGCTGCGAGCATGCGCCAGGAGATGAAGGCGCCGAGGGCAAGAATGGTCACCACGATCGCTATGACCTGCAGGACGGCAGCATGCTGCGCATCGAGCCGCTCGCCGGTTTCGTTCCACTGGGCCACCATGGATCGATTGGCCGCACGGCCGAACTCGCTGGCCAGAGTGGAAAGCAGGCCGTGAATTTCACCGGCTGCGCGCATACTTGTCGAGCCGGCCGAAAGGATTTCGTCCTCAAGAGCGCGCACACGCGACGACAGTTCGTCTATTGCCTCATGATGACCAAGTTCAGCGAGATACCGCCGTTGCGGCCCCGCCTCCAGCAAGGTCAACCGGCTCAAAAGTACGTCGTAGCGCAGCGCGAGCTCGTCCTTGTTCGTTTCCCCGAGGTGTGCGCGAGCAACCGCGATATCGAGCCGCTGGGCCGCGACCTGGGCCCGGCTGATCGACCAGAGCATATTGTCTCCGACCTGGTTGCGCAGCGCCTCTTCTGCATTGGACAGACGCCACAGTGCGAAGGACAGCAGGCAGGTGAAGACGAAAATGGCTGCGAGGCTAAGGGGATAGGTATAGATGCCGCGCGCGGCTTTCATCGGACTTCCAGATGATTGAGCTGCCACACCCAACGGTAGTCGTAGCGCAGATCCTGCAGCTCCGCATGATCGTCGCGCGGATAGACGATCCAAAGCGGTCCCTTGTCGCGCGGCTCCAGCCTCTCGCCGTCCATGTGGGTGGCGACGACCACGTCAAATCTTTCGAAATCGGTGGCCGGAATGTCGATCACATAATCATTCAGGGCGCTTGCCGTCACGGTTTCACCTTCCGCTCCAACCCGCTTGAGAAGATCGCGCATATAGAAGCCGTCGAAACGGCGCACGCCATCAGTGACGACGGTGGTCGTTTCCAGAACTGCTGGGTCCAGTTCCTCCAGCATCGCGCGGTCGAAGACAGCCTTGCCGTCGCGATTGGTGCGCTGAATTCGCCCCTCGATTTCCAGCAGGATCTCGCCGGAGGGTTCACCGAGTGCGGTCTCCAGCGCATCGGCCCGACCGGCCATCAGGACCGGCAAGAAAAGAGCCATACCCAAGGCGAATAACATTCCATTCGAGAAAAGGTGGACGCCGCGTCGTCCGGTCATGCCGCTCCCCATTATTATCGTCGGCCGC
This window harbors:
- a CDS encoding sensor histidine kinase translates to MKAARGIYTYPLSLAAIFVFTCLLSFALWRLSNAEEALRNQVGDNMLWSISRAQVAAQRLDIAVARAHLGETNKDELALRYDVLLSRLTLLEAGPQRRYLAELGHHEAIDELSSRVRALEDEILSAGSTSMRAAGEIHGLLSTLASEFGRAANRSMVAQWNETGERLDAQHAAVLQVIAIVVTILALGAFISWRMLAALQSEQRAQLSLLREKEIREAYRSFVSLVSHQFRTPLSVIDSSMQRILRKGPAMPHAELARRAGRVREVVASLTQLMEITLHSMKLEAGQIDINMVELDVVAELERLRQSQMEDRPDRTLRIDVGDEVPARITADPLLLQEILGNLIVNAVTYSPQSEPVTIRVSAGSNCVHIAVEDRGIGIPEAEKERVFQPFFRASTATDIRGVGIGLHLSRRIARMMGGDVTFESTKGVGSTFTLMLTI
- a CDS encoding molybdopterin-dependent oxidoreductase, coding for MTGRRGVHLFSNGMLFALGMALFLPVLMAGRADALETALGEPSGEILLEIEGRIQRTNRDGKAVFDRAMLEELDPAVLETTTVVTDGVRRFDGFYMRDLLKRVGAEGETVTASALNDYVIDIPATDFERFDVVVATHMDGERLEPRDKGPLWIVYPRDDHAELQDLRYDYRWVWQLNHLEVR